The Chlorogloeopsis sp. ULAP01 genome window below encodes:
- a CDS encoding WG repeat-containing protein, with protein MSINNNVNFAIPPQFDSVLGFCEGLALVKVFDKWGYINKSSQFMIEPQFDYLALAPTFSEGRAWVVVESKVGYFDTNGQVIIEPKFDNAGDFSEGLAPVIIDNRSGYIDKSGQIVVELENNCVGGYFSEGLADVVCVSEANSPKWTYIDKTAQVVIELEVDWAGEFHEELALIDIGKENALSGYIDKTGQVVIQPQFYRSRPRSFKEGLALVNIDDKYGYIDKSGQLIIQPQFDDAGNFSQGLAYVKIDDYYGYINKSGQFTIQPQFDNAGDFSQDLAVFSTLRSDNKYGYISKSGEVVIQPQFDYADQFQEGLAAVAIGDKCGYICHP; from the coding sequence ATGAGCATTAACAATAACGTTAACTTTGCCATTCCACCGCAGTTTGATTCAGTTTTAGGCTTTTGTGAAGGACTGGCATTGGTAAAGGTATTTGATAAGTGGGGCTATATAAACAAAAGTAGTCAATTTATGATTGAACCACAATTTGATTATTTGGCGCTTGCTCCGACTTTTTCTGAAGGGCGAGCATGGGTGGTTGTTGAAAGCAAGGTTGGCTATTTCGATACAAATGGTCAAGTTATTATTGAACCTAAGTTTGATAATGCTGGCGACTTTTCTGAAGGATTAGCTCCTGTCATAATTGACAATAGAAGTGGTTATATTGACAAGAGTGGCCAAATTGTTGTTGAACTAGAAAATAATTGTGTTGGTGGATACTTTTCTGAAGGATTGGCAGATGTGGTATGTGTATCTGAAGCCAATTCTCCCAAATGGACTTATATTGACAAGACTGCTCAGGTAGTTATTGAACTTGAAGTTGATTGGGCAGGAGAATTTCACGAAGAATTAGCATTGATAGATATTGGTAAAGAAAATGCCTTATCAGGCTATATTGATAAGACTGGTCAGGTTGTTATTCAACCACAATTTTATAGATCTAGACCTCGGAGCTTTAAGGAAGGTCTAGCATTGGTAAATATTGATGATAAGTATGGCTATATAGATAAAAGTGGTCAGTTAATAATTCAACCACAATTTGACGATGCTGGGAACTTTTCTCAAGGATTGGCATATGTCAAGATTGATGACTACTACGGCTATATAAATAAAAGTGGTCAATTTACAATTCAACCACAATTTGACAATGCTGGGGACTTTTCTCAAGATCTGGCAGTATTTTCGACTCTCCGGAGTGACAACAAGTACGGCTATATTAGCAAGAGTGGTGAGGTAGTAATTCAGCCGCAATTTGATTACGCCGATCAATTTCAAGAAGGATTAGCAGCAGTAGCAATTGGCGATAAGTGCGGTTATATTTGCCATCCTTAG
- a CDS encoding pentapeptide repeat-containing protein, giving the protein MNIEAIKSGNLKHLPGTDLEDEDLSNLDLNRINLAGATLVGTNFAGSKLEGGHLEGANLMGANLQATDLRANLMGANLMQADLTGADLRGSNLRGANFMGARLSEVSLTGAFLSGANLMNVNLQGVDFRGADLRGANLAGAHLKGADLSRADLQGALLSEANLEEADLRGANLAGANLTGANLLCAELEGANLNGVNLEKACLIGTLVEK; this is encoded by the coding sequence ATGAATATAGAAGCTATTAAATCAGGAAATCTTAAACACTTACCAGGTACAGATTTAGAAGACGAGGATTTATCTAACCTTGATTTAAACCGCATCAATCTTGCGGGTGCTACCCTTGTTGGTACCAACTTTGCTGGTTCCAAACTAGAAGGGGGGCATTTAGAAGGTGCAAATTTGATGGGGGCAAATCTTCAAGCAACCGACTTACGGGCAAATTTGATGGGAGCAAATTTGATGCAAGCAGACTTAACAGGTGCTGACTTACGAGGTAGTAATTTGAGGGGCGCTAACTTCATGGGAGCAAGACTGAGTGAAGTATCACTGACTGGTGCTTTCTTGAGTGGTGCCAACTTGATGAATGTCAATTTGCAGGGCGTTGACTTTCGGGGTGCTGATTTACGTGGTGCCAACTTGGCTGGAGCACATCTCAAAGGCGCAGACTTGAGTCGCGCAGATTTACAAGGTGCTTTGTTGAGCGAAGCCAATTTAGAAGAAGCTGATTTGCGGGGAGCGAATCTGGCAGGAGCGAATTTGACAGGTGCGAATTTGCTCTGTGCAGAGTTAGAAGGTGCGAATTTAAATGGAGTAAATTTGGAGAAAGCGTGTCTAATTGGCACACTAGTAGAGAAATAA
- a CDS encoding ribonuclease HII has translation MVPTEPSIASGDLPEPLQEAIWLEFSNLSNIPGLIAGVDEVGRGCLFGPVVAAAVILPKSALSALVAAEIKDSKKLSSSRRHKLAQQIRSLAIDWRIGFASVAEIDRINILQATLLAMKRAVLKLKVQPALCLIDGNQLIQDLALPQQTIVKGDERSLCIAAASILAKVWRDELVIRFASKYPMYDLESNKGYGSKKHLLALQKYGPSPLHRQSFRPCQINIVNPELSIPK, from the coding sequence ATGGTGCCAACAGAGCCATCTATTGCTTCTGGAGATTTACCAGAACCCTTACAAGAAGCAATTTGGCTAGAATTTTCCAACCTTTCCAACATTCCTGGACTGATAGCAGGTGTGGATGAAGTTGGAAGAGGATGTTTGTTTGGCCCTGTAGTGGCAGCAGCCGTGATTTTGCCAAAGAGCGCTTTGTCGGCACTAGTGGCAGCAGAAATTAAAGACAGTAAAAAGCTGTCTAGCTCTCGCAGGCACAAGCTAGCTCAACAAATCCGATCTCTGGCAATAGATTGGAGAATTGGGTTTGCTTCTGTTGCCGAAATTGACCGAATCAATATCTTACAGGCAACACTTTTAGCTATGAAACGAGCTGTTTTAAAGCTGAAGGTACAACCTGCACTTTGCTTAATTGATGGCAATCAATTGATTCAAGATTTAGCATTGCCGCAGCAAACAATAGTGAAAGGAGATGAGCGATCGCTGTGTATTGCTGCTGCGAGTATTTTGGCCAAAGTCTGGCGAGATGAACTAGTAATACGCTTTGCTTCTAAATATCCTATGTACGACTTAGAAAGCAACAAGGGTTATGGAAGTAAAAAACATCTACTAGCATTACAAAAATATGGGCCTTCACCCCTACATCGCCAGTCCTTTCGCCCTTGCCAAATTAACATTGTTAATCCTGAGTTAAGCATTCCGAAATAA
- the clpS gene encoding ATP-dependent Clp protease adapter ClpS encodes MSLETLEKRSTSRKLAPQYRVLLHNDDYNSMEYVVQVLLTTVPSLTQPQAVSIMMEAHTNGIALVITCAQEHAEFYCETLKNHGLTSTIEPEE; translated from the coding sequence GTGTCACTAGAAACCCTAGAGAAGCGTTCAACATCCCGTAAATTAGCGCCTCAGTATCGCGTTTTGCTCCATAACGATGACTACAACTCTATGGAGTATGTGGTGCAGGTTTTATTGACTACAGTGCCAAGCCTTACTCAACCCCAGGCTGTCAGTATTATGATGGAAGCTCATACCAATGGCATCGCTTTAGTCATTACCTGCGCTCAAGAACACGCGGAATTTTATTGTGAAACCTTGAAAAATCATGGTTTGACTAGCACTATTGAACCAGAAGAATAA
- a CDS encoding DUF1997 domain-containing protein, translating into MAIQFTASQSVEITVPQQPIPIQHYLRQPQRLVYALVDSSRIQQLAEEIFRLKMRPLSFMSLSIQPTVDMKVWIESNDTIYLRSLGCEILGIEYINQRFDLNLKGYLAPSQFSTGSRLRGRADLEVQVELPPPFCFTPKPILEATGNGLLKSVLLTIKQRLLHQLLADYRRWVISQLQEERLVNNDEITELPILNLE; encoded by the coding sequence ATGGCTATTCAGTTTACTGCCTCTCAATCGGTAGAAATTACTGTTCCGCAACAGCCTATTCCCATCCAGCACTATTTGCGTCAACCTCAACGCCTTGTTTATGCGTTGGTTGATTCTAGTCGCATCCAGCAGTTGGCAGAAGAAATTTTTCGCTTGAAAATGCGTCCTCTCTCTTTCATGTCACTGAGTATTCAACCCACTGTAGACATGAAAGTGTGGATAGAATCAAATGACACAATCTATTTGCGATCGCTAGGTTGTGAAATTCTTGGTATTGAGTATATCAACCAACGCTTTGATTTAAATTTAAAAGGATATTTAGCTCCATCTCAGTTCAGTACTGGTTCTCGTTTACGAGGCAGAGCCGATTTAGAAGTACAGGTGGAATTACCACCACCATTTTGCTTTACCCCAAAACCAATTTTAGAGGCGACTGGTAATGGTTTACTGAAGAGTGTACTGTTAACAATCAAGCAACGATTATTACATCAATTACTAGCAGATTATCGTCGTTGGGTAATATCGCAACTTCAAGAAGAAAGACTAGTTAATAATGATGAAATCACAGAATTACCAATTTTAAATCTTGAGTAA
- a CDS encoding Rne/Rng family ribonuclease produces the protein MPKQIIIAEQHQIAAVFSEDQIQELVVATGHHQIGDIYLGVVENVLPGIDAAFVNIGDPERNGFIHVTDLGPLRLRRTAAAITELLAPQQKVLVQVMKEPTGTKGPRLTGNITLPGRYVVLMPYGRGVNLSRRIKNENERNRLRALAILIKPAGMGLLVRTEAEGKPEEAIIEDLESLQKQWELIQQEAQSTRAPALLNRDDDFIQRVLRDMYGADVNRIVVDSSTGLKRVKLYLQNWSGGQVPQGLLIDHHRDRTAILEYFRINAAIKEALKPRVDLPSGGYIIIQPTEALTVIDVNSGSFTRSATARETVLWTNCEAATEIARQLRLRNIAGVIVVDFIDMESRRDQLHVIEHFNKALKADKARPQIAQLTELGLVELTRKRQGQNIYELFSETCPTCGGLGHIVHLPGETEGRSLAPTPPVELPERFPPTPVPIKEPRLPSTRQIEPRETYDGFSTEGYEHDSDLTAINLVNHPSYQEIGDTKRRRRRRLGLNGGNGKDEPRIHGNQLALVNESDMDIDAEGEIAEVSDISPANLNKSPWGERSERAKVSRVELVKPVVEPPEIVSVEMTPPEQDVYALMGVSPLVKLNREVKNPKSVIINVTLPGQAATSSEPTPEVTTTTVSSTAVTPEEAEPLPQNITEASAVAVMADEAEANSTDNRRRRRRSRAAEVDTSTSET, from the coding sequence ATGCCAAAACAAATTATTATCGCGGAGCAGCATCAAATAGCTGCAGTCTTTTCTGAAGATCAAATACAAGAACTTGTTGTAGCCACGGGACATCACCAAATTGGTGATATCTACTTAGGAGTAGTAGAAAATGTATTACCTGGTATAGACGCAGCTTTTGTAAATATTGGCGATCCAGAGCGCAACGGTTTTATTCATGTCACTGATTTGGGGCCTTTGCGACTAAGGCGTACAGCAGCAGCAATTACAGAGTTGCTGGCACCACAGCAAAAAGTTTTGGTGCAAGTAATGAAAGAGCCAACAGGTACAAAAGGGCCGAGGCTTACAGGTAATATTACTTTACCCGGACGTTACGTAGTATTAATGCCCTATGGACGGGGTGTAAATTTATCCCGGCGAATCAAAAATGAAAATGAACGCAATCGCCTGCGAGCATTGGCGATTTTAATCAAACCAGCCGGAATGGGTTTGCTGGTACGCACTGAAGCTGAAGGTAAGCCAGAAGAAGCAATTATTGAAGATTTAGAATCCCTACAAAAACAATGGGAACTCATTCAGCAAGAAGCGCAATCAACTCGTGCGCCAGCACTACTAAATCGGGATGATGATTTTATCCAGCGTGTACTGCGAGATATGTACGGCGCGGATGTGAACCGAATTGTTGTAGACTCCAGTACTGGCTTAAAGCGGGTGAAGTTGTATTTGCAAAACTGGAGTGGCGGACAGGTACCGCAAGGGTTGTTGATTGATCATCACCGCGATCGCACAGCAATTCTAGAATACTTCCGGATCAATGCCGCTATTAAAGAAGCGCTCAAACCCAGAGTAGATTTACCCTCTGGTGGCTACATCATCATTCAGCCTACCGAAGCATTAACAGTAATAGATGTCAACTCTGGTTCGTTTACGCGATCAGCAACAGCCAGAGAAACAGTGTTGTGGACAAACTGCGAAGCAGCAACAGAAATTGCCCGCCAATTGCGCCTGCGAAATATTGCTGGCGTAATTGTTGTTGATTTCATCGATATGGAATCGCGGCGCGATCAACTGCACGTTATCGAACATTTCAACAAAGCTTTGAAAGCAGACAAAGCTCGTCCTCAAATTGCCCAATTAACTGAATTGGGTTTGGTAGAACTGACTCGTAAGCGTCAAGGCCAAAATATTTACGAATTGTTTAGCGAAACTTGTCCTACCTGTGGCGGCTTAGGACATATTGTTCATCTGCCTGGAGAAACTGAAGGGCGATCGCTGGCACCAACACCACCAGTAGAATTACCCGAACGCTTTCCACCCACACCTGTGCCTATCAAAGAACCCCGTTTGCCATCTACCCGTCAAATCGAACCACGGGAAACTTACGATGGATTTTCAACGGAAGGTTACGAGCATGACAGTGACTTAACTGCTATCAATTTAGTTAATCATCCTAGCTATCAAGAGATAGGTGATACTAAAAGACGTCGTCGTCGTCGCTTGGGATTGAATGGAGGCAACGGCAAAGACGAACCACGTATTCATGGCAACCAACTGGCTTTAGTAAACGAGTCAGACATGGATATTGATGCAGAAGGAGAAATTGCAGAAGTTTCAGACATATCTCCAGCAAATCTTAATAAATCACCTTGGGGTGAAAGGAGCGAGCGTGCAAAAGTTTCTAGAGTCGAACTAGTTAAGCCAGTAGTAGAACCACCAGAGATTGTGTCTGTAGAAATGACACCACCCGAACAGGATGTTTACGCTTTAATGGGAGTTTCTCCTTTGGTGAAATTAAACCGGGAAGTGAAAAATCCCAAATCCGTGATTATTAATGTCACATTACCTGGGCAAGCTGCTACTTCAAGTGAACCAACTCCAGAAGTAACTACTACAACAGTATCTAGTACCGCAGTTACACCAGAAGAAGCAGAACCATTGCCTCAAAATATAACAGAGGCATCGGCGGTTGCTGTGATGGCAGATGAAGCTGAAGCAAACAGCACAGATAATCGTCGTCGTCGTCGTCGTTCGCGTGCTGCCGAGGTAGATACGTCCACCTCAGAAACTTAA
- a CDS encoding STAS domain-containing protein, with translation MQAVLKNPKITVIRPQGSLNAANALEFERNLTAALTQNDNSFLLVDLEQVESLDSAGLMALVSALKLAQNLGQRFTLCSVSPSIRIIFELTQLDRVFEILESQAAL, from the coding sequence ATGCAAGCAGTACTTAAAAATCCAAAAATAACAGTTATTCGTCCTCAAGGAAGTTTAAACGCTGCCAATGCTTTGGAATTTGAGCGAAATCTAACCGCAGCATTGACACAAAATGATAATAGTTTCTTGCTAGTGGATTTAGAACAAGTAGAGTCACTAGACAGTGCGGGCTTAATGGCATTGGTGTCGGCACTTAAACTAGCTCAGAATTTAGGGCAACGGTTCACTCTTTGCTCTGTTTCCCCATCTATTAGAATTATCTTTGAACTTACTCAACTTGATAGAGTATTTGAAATATTGGAAAGTCAAGCGGCTTTATAA
- a CDS encoding type II CAAX endopeptidase family protein: MKINLTSLAQHSFPIRLAIFILILLLLWLPIAAPIYLLVKDPNLVIIFTMVPLAIEFLILLPFWGKYVHQQPQIFQHYGLELTRKNGVELLRGLAIGFVSILILFGLEGLLGWLEWLQTSSFQLRFVLEGIITGLGTAFAEELFFRGWMYDELQRDYNPSVVLWATATIFAVAHFIKPLSEVIRTSPQFLGLLLLGLALVWAKRRCRGRLGFPIGIHAGLVWGWYIINVGQLVKYSGRVPDWVTGVNKNPLAGVMGLAFLGVLVLWMRGKGERSRI; this comes from the coding sequence ATGAAAATAAACCTTACCTCTCTAGCCCAGCATTCTTTCCCGATTCGACTGGCTATCTTTATTTTGATTTTGTTGCTATTGTGGTTGCCCATAGCAGCACCTATATATTTACTGGTAAAAGATCCTAATTTAGTTATTATCTTCACAATGGTGCCGTTAGCCATTGAATTTTTGATTTTGCTTCCTTTTTGGGGCAAATACGTTCATCAGCAACCACAGATATTCCAGCATTATGGCTTAGAACTAACGCGCAAGAATGGAGTAGAACTGCTCAGAGGTTTAGCAATTGGATTCGTCAGTATTTTGATTTTGTTTGGTTTAGAAGGATTGCTGGGTTGGTTGGAGTGGCTGCAAACTAGTTCTTTTCAATTGAGATTTGTTCTAGAAGGGATAATTACTGGTTTGGGTACAGCGTTTGCCGAAGAATTATTTTTTCGAGGCTGGATGTATGATGAACTACAACGCGATTACAACCCTTCAGTAGTACTGTGGGCAACTGCGACAATTTTTGCTGTCGCTCACTTTATTAAACCCTTGTCAGAAGTAATTCGCACATCGCCCCAATTTTTGGGGTTATTACTTTTGGGGTTAGCATTGGTATGGGCAAAACGCCGTTGTCGGGGAAGATTGGGCTTCCCAATAGGTATACATGCAGGGTTAGTTTGGGGCTGGTATATTATCAACGTCGGGCAGTTGGTGAAATATTCTGGGCGAGTTCCCGATTGGGTGACGGGTGTGAATAAGAATCCCTTAGCTGGGGTGATGGGGTTGGCGTTTTTGGGAGTTTTAGTATTGTGGATGCGGGGGAAAGGTGAGCGATCGCGTATTTGA
- a CDS encoding DICT sensory domain-containing protein: MLKGSLLQQLELAHRNTKRPIRFGVYYKNTLVALCHALEDQILQDVTSPLMITAFQQGKWYLQEAERYANIAKKSRQIAIMAAPDSIWSNHPTSQLPNVNLVPLAPDDPVAQEWHLIIISPKYTAMVICQELSEADYGASGIPASDLERKFYGLWTFEPELVQETALLAITHIERYNPQLAAQLTTAQKAIQPNLATPEFLGTVVSRVVDYLQSEQLNISVPTTARHQALDRNLISNEIQAFLRMAQIIDAADIANPMAAAEVVVLSETMGQLLDLPAWQIKRLRLASLLHRIDPLQKAESILTPTASTQYREDAPSCPLTCPLIPGAQVLRTMPRLRAVAQIITHQSEWWDGTGEPAGLAGDEIPLESRILSLAADFQWRVNQKKNSQLSQQEIFSQALEECIKQQSHRFDPKLVDTLTLLVMGLQQGLELPQITPKVSTGMWLLDHRLDSESKTNIDINQNLSAR, from the coding sequence ATGTTAAAAGGCTCTCTACTTCAACAGCTAGAACTTGCCCATCGCAATACCAAAAGACCAATCCGATTCGGTGTATACTACAAAAATACTCTGGTCGCTCTGTGTCACGCTTTAGAAGACCAGATATTACAAGATGTCACCTCTCCCTTAATGATAACTGCCTTTCAACAAGGGAAATGGTATCTGCAAGAAGCAGAAAGATATGCAAATATTGCGAAAAAATCTCGCCAAATAGCTATCATGGCAGCACCGGATAGTATTTGGTCAAATCATCCCACTAGCCAGCTACCCAATGTCAACTTAGTCCCACTCGCTCCTGACGATCCAGTTGCACAAGAGTGGCACTTAATTATTATTTCACCTAAATACACAGCTATGGTAATTTGTCAAGAATTATCAGAAGCTGATTATGGTGCCTCTGGAATACCTGCATCGGATTTAGAACGGAAATTTTATGGCTTGTGGACATTTGAGCCAGAGCTAGTACAAGAGACAGCTCTATTGGCGATCACTCATATCGAGCGCTACAATCCCCAACTGGCAGCACAACTTACCACAGCACAAAAAGCCATTCAACCAAATCTTGCCACACCAGAATTTTTAGGTACGGTAGTTTCTCGTGTAGTAGATTACCTCCAATCTGAGCAGTTGAATATATCTGTCCCCACAACAGCACGTCATCAGGCATTGGATCGTAACTTAATTTCCAACGAAATCCAAGCATTTTTACGGATGGCACAGATAATTGATGCTGCTGATATAGCAAATCCAATGGCAGCAGCAGAAGTTGTGGTGCTCTCAGAAACGATGGGGCAGCTTTTAGATCTTCCTGCATGGCAAATAAAAAGATTGCGCCTTGCCAGCTTGTTACATCGTATAGATCCATTACAAAAGGCAGAAAGCATACTAACTCCCACAGCATCTACCCAATACCGTGAAGATGCGCCCAGTTGTCCTTTGACTTGCCCTTTAATACCGGGAGCGCAAGTACTGCGAACCATGCCAAGATTGCGTGCTGTAGCACAAATTATCACTCACCAAAGCGAGTGGTGGGATGGTACTGGGGAACCTGCAGGATTAGCTGGTGATGAAATTCCTCTCGAATCAAGAATTTTATCGCTAGCCGCCGATTTTCAATGGCGAGTTAATCAGAAAAAAAACTCCCAATTAAGCCAACAAGAAATATTTTCTCAAGCTTTAGAAGAATGCATAAAACAGCAATCGCATCGCTTTGATCCTAAGCTAGTAGATACCTTAACACTGTTAGTTATGGGTTTGCAGCAAGGGCTAGAATTACCTCAAATCACACCCAAAGTCAGCACTGGGATGTGGCTGCTCGATCACAGACTAGATAGCGAAAGCAAGACTAACATAGATATAAATCAAAACTTGTCTGCAAGATAA
- a CDS encoding TIGR03960 family B12-binding radical SAM protein, translating to MAVAVEKLITSDILKPARYLGNELLAVHKPWHQAVIRWVLTYPEVYEVGASNLGHIILYNILNAQPRQLCDRAYLPGQDLAAKLRSTQTPLFAVESKRSLIEFDILGFSLSYELGATNILEMLDLAGIPLTWRERLVGNYPLIFAGGQTATSNPEPYADFFDFFALGDGEELLPEIGLVLEEGKQAGLSRQELLLDLAQIPGVYVPRFYDMAADGSVHPNCPNVPKRILRRVATPMPAYSIGLVPHVQTVHDRLTIEIRRGCTRGCRFCQPGMLTRPARDVEPEQVIAAIEKGMRETGYNEFSLLSLSCSDYLSLPAVGVEIKNRLKNDNITLSLPSQRVDRFDENIANILGGIRQGGLTFAPEAGTQRMRDIVNKGLTNEELLRGVKTAWEQGWDKIKLYFMIGLPGETDADVLGIVETVIWLQRECRSKGRKPLSFNLTISNFTPKPHTPFQWHSVSTTEFKRKQQLLRQEFRRLKGVKVNFTDVRISAMEDFIGRGDRTLAQVLRRAWELGAGMDSWFDNIEQAYNAWGNAIAEAGLTWKYRQVENGEWNLFQKEDTRKEDTGRWGHGEVGNIFDNFSASERLNLFASNQTPSSTQYSLDKPLPWDHLDTGIDKKWLKEDLKRALEAATVPDCSFDGCSHCGVCSTDFGHNIVISPPPIPEFTGQFVPNTTKVQRLRVWFGKQGDMALLSHLDLMRLFDRAIRRVGLPIAFTGGYHPTPRISVAWALPLGATSSGEIVDFELTQSLDVNTFRQTLAQALPNDIPIYEVVQLDLKAPAATQVLDAAEYLLTVDTQTPATPSQWQGWIDTIEHKKEIWSEQTTKSGKSQLINLRDRLFELELMQITSNSPESVAILRYLGSCRHDGILLRPEQILFMLEQVAGLEFQLLHIHRNRLVLRD from the coding sequence GTGGCTGTTGCAGTAGAAAAATTAATCACATCGGACATACTCAAGCCAGCTCGTTACCTGGGTAACGAGCTTTTGGCAGTACACAAGCCGTGGCATCAAGCAGTCATCCGTTGGGTGTTAACTTACCCAGAAGTATACGAAGTAGGTGCTTCTAACTTGGGGCATATCATTCTCTATAACATTTTGAATGCCCAACCACGCCAGTTATGCGATCGCGCTTATCTACCAGGACAAGACCTAGCAGCAAAACTGCGATCAACTCAAACACCATTATTTGCCGTAGAATCAAAGCGATCGCTGATAGAATTTGATATTTTAGGATTTAGCCTCAGCTATGAATTAGGTGCTACTAACATTCTAGAAATGTTGGATTTAGCAGGTATTCCCCTGACGTGGCGAGAACGATTAGTGGGAAATTATCCTCTGATTTTTGCAGGAGGACAAACGGCGACATCCAATCCTGAACCCTACGCCGATTTCTTCGACTTTTTTGCCTTAGGTGATGGTGAAGAACTCTTACCAGAAATTGGCTTAGTTTTAGAAGAAGGCAAACAAGCTGGATTAAGTCGTCAAGAGCTATTGTTGGACTTAGCCCAAATACCGGGTGTATACGTTCCCCGGTTTTACGACATGGCGGCAGACGGTTCGGTACATCCCAACTGTCCAAATGTTCCCAAACGCATTCTCCGCCGGGTTGCCACCCCGATGCCAGCCTATTCGATTGGACTAGTTCCCCACGTTCAAACAGTACACGATCGCCTAACAATTGAAATTCGGCGTGGATGCACTCGCGGCTGCCGCTTCTGCCAACCAGGAATGTTAACACGCCCGGCGCGTGATGTAGAACCAGAACAAGTGATAGCAGCGATAGAAAAAGGAATGCGGGAAACTGGATACAATGAGTTTTCTTTGTTATCCCTAAGTTGTTCTGACTATTTATCCCTGCCAGCAGTGGGAGTAGAAATTAAAAATCGCTTGAAAAATGACAATATTACTCTGTCTTTACCCAGTCAACGCGTAGACAGGTTTGACGAGAATATCGCCAATATCCTTGGTGGTATCCGCCAAGGTGGTTTAACTTTTGCCCCTGAAGCTGGTACCCAGCGAATGCGAGATATCGTAAATAAAGGTCTGACAAACGAAGAATTACTGCGAGGTGTTAAAACAGCTTGGGAACAAGGTTGGGATAAAATAAAGTTATATTTTATGATCGGCTTGCCAGGTGAAACTGATGCCGATGTCCTGGGAATTGTAGAAACTGTGATCTGGCTACAGCGCGAGTGTCGCTCCAAAGGTAGAAAACCTCTATCATTTAACTTGACAATTTCCAACTTTACACCCAAGCCTCATACACCCTTTCAATGGCACTCGGTTTCTACCACCGAGTTTAAACGCAAGCAGCAATTGCTACGGCAAGAATTTCGCCGTCTCAAAGGAGTGAAAGTAAATTTCACCGATGTTCGCATCTCGGCAATGGAGGATTTTATCGGCCGAGGCGATCGCACTCTTGCTCAAGTCTTGCGTCGCGCCTGGGAGTTGGGAGCAGGCATGGATTCTTGGTTTGACAACATCGAACAAGCATACAATGCTTGGGGAAATGCGATCGCTGAAGCAGGATTAACCTGGAAATATCGCCAGGTTGAAAATGGTGAGTGGAATTTGTTCCAAAAAGAGGACACAAGGAAAGAGGACACGGGGAGGTGGGGACACGGGGAGGTGGGGAACATTTTTGATAATTTCTCCGCGTCAGAGCGTCTCAACCTCTTTGCATCTAATCAAACCCCGTCATCCACTCAATACTCCCTCGACAAACCCCTTCCTTGGGATCACCTTGACACTGGTATCGATAAAAAATGGCTCAAAGAAGACTTAAAACGTGCTCTCGAAGCTGCTACTGTACCAGACTGCTCTTTTGATGGTTGTTCTCACTGTGGTGTTTGCAGTACTGACTTTGGTCACAATATCGTAATATCGCCACCTCCCATACCGGAATTTACTGGGCAATTTGTACCAAATACAACTAAAGTTCAACGACTGCGGGTATGGTTTGGCAAGCAGGGTGATATGGCCTTACTTAGCCACCTTGATTTAATGCGTCTATTTGACCGTGCGATTCGACGTGTTGGATTGCCTATTGCTTTTACTGGTGGTTATCATCCCACACCCCGCATTTCTGTGGCTTGGGCTTTGCCGTTAGGAGCTACCAGTAGTGGAGAAATTGTCGATTTTGAGTTAACTCAATCTCTTGATGTTAATACTTTTCGACAAACATTAGCGCAAGCACTACCCAATGATATTCCTATTTATGAGGTGGTACAGTTAGATTTAAAAGCTCCTGCCGCCACCCAAGTATTAGACGCTGCCGAATATTTGCTCACTGTAGATACTCAAACACCAGCAACACCCTCACAATGGCAAGGTTGGATTGATACAATTGAGCACAAAAAAGAGATTTGGTCAGAACAAACAACAAAGTCAGGTAAAAGCCAACTCATAAATCTGCGCGATCGCCTATTTGAACTCGAACTGATGCAAATCACTTCCAATTCCCCAGAGTCAGTAGCGATATTGCGTTATCTGGGAAGTTGTCGTCATGACGGCATACTATTGCGTCCTGAACAAATTCTGTTTATGCTAGAGCAGGTAGCAGGTTTAGAATTCCAACTGCTACATATTCACCGCAATCGTCTTGTTTTGCGGGATTAA